One Dama dama isolate Ldn47 chromosome 18, ASM3311817v1, whole genome shotgun sequence DNA window includes the following coding sequences:
- the YKT6 gene encoding synaptobrevin homolog YKT6 isoform X1 produces MKLYSLSVLYKGESKTVLLKAAYDVSSFSFFQRASVQEFMTFTSQLIVERSGKGSRASVKEQEYLCHVYVRNDSLAGVVIADSEYPSRVAFTLLEKVLDEFSKQVDRINWPTGSPDTIQYTGLDSHLSRYQNPREADPMTKVQAELDETKIILHNTMESLLERGEKLDDLVSKSEVLGIQSKAFYKTARKQNSCCAIM; encoded by the exons ATGAAGCTGTACAGCCTAAGCGTCCTGTATAAAGGCGAGTCCAAGACGGTGCTGCTCAAGGCCGCATACGATGTGTCCTCCTTCAGCTTTTTTCAGAGAGCCAG CGTTCAGGAGTTCATGACCTTCACAAGTCAGCTGATTGTGGAGCGCTCAGGAAAAGGCAGCCGAGCTTCTGTGAAAGAACAAG AATATCTGTGCCATGTCTACGTGAGAAATGACAGTCTTGCGGGAGTGGTCATTGCTGACAGTGAATACCCATCCCGGGTGGCTTTTACCTTGCTAGAGAAG GTACTAGACGAATTCTCCAAGCAGGTCGACAGGATAAACTGGCCAACTGGATCCCCTGATACCATCCAGTACACAGGCCTGGACAGTCACCTCAGTAGATACCAG AACCCCCGAGAAGCTGACCCCATGACTAAAGTGCAGGCTGAACTGGATGAGACCAAGATCATCCTG CACAACACCATGGAGTCTTTATTAGAACGAGGTGAGAAGCTCGATGACCTGGTATCCAAATCCGAAGTGCTGGGAATACAGTCTAAAGCCTTCTATAAAACG GCCCGAAAACAA
- the YKT6 gene encoding synaptobrevin homolog YKT6 isoform X2 — protein sequence MTFTSQLIVERSGKGSRASVKEQEYLCHVYVRNDSLAGVVIADSEYPSRVAFTLLEKVLDEFSKQVDRINWPTGSPDTIQYTGLDSHLSRYQNPREADPMTKVQAELDETKIILHNTMESLLERGEKLDDLVSKSEVLGIQSKAFYKTARKQNSCCAIM from the exons ATGACCTTCACAAGTCAGCTGATTGTGGAGCGCTCAGGAAAAGGCAGCCGAGCTTCTGTGAAAGAACAAG AATATCTGTGCCATGTCTACGTGAGAAATGACAGTCTTGCGGGAGTGGTCATTGCTGACAGTGAATACCCATCCCGGGTGGCTTTTACCTTGCTAGAGAAG GTACTAGACGAATTCTCCAAGCAGGTCGACAGGATAAACTGGCCAACTGGATCCCCTGATACCATCCAGTACACAGGCCTGGACAGTCACCTCAGTAGATACCAG AACCCCCGAGAAGCTGACCCCATGACTAAAGTGCAGGCTGAACTGGATGAGACCAAGATCATCCTG CACAACACCATGGAGTCTTTATTAGAACGAGGTGAGAAGCTCGATGACCTGGTATCCAAATCCGAAGTGCTGGGAATACAGTCTAAAGCCTTCTATAAAACG GCCCGAAAACAA
- the YKT6 gene encoding synaptobrevin homolog YKT6 isoform X3 encodes MKLYSLSVLYKGESKTVLLKAAYDVSSFSFFQRASVQEFMTFTSQLIVERSGKGSRASVKEQEYLCHVYVRNDSLAGVVIADSEYPSRVAFTLLEKVLDEFSKQVDRINWPTGSPDTIQYTGLDSHLSRYQNPREADPMTKVQAELDETKIILVWVTVC; translated from the exons ATGAAGCTGTACAGCCTAAGCGTCCTGTATAAAGGCGAGTCCAAGACGGTGCTGCTCAAGGCCGCATACGATGTGTCCTCCTTCAGCTTTTTTCAGAGAGCCAG CGTTCAGGAGTTCATGACCTTCACAAGTCAGCTGATTGTGGAGCGCTCAGGAAAAGGCAGCCGAGCTTCTGTGAAAGAACAAG AATATCTGTGCCATGTCTACGTGAGAAATGACAGTCTTGCGGGAGTGGTCATTGCTGACAGTGAATACCCATCCCGGGTGGCTTTTACCTTGCTAGAGAAG GTACTAGACGAATTCTCCAAGCAGGTCGACAGGATAAACTGGCCAACTGGATCCCCTGATACCATCCAGTACACAGGCCTGGACAGTCACCTCAGTAGATACCAG AACCCCCGAGAAGCTGACCCCATGACTAAAGTGCAGGCTGAACTGGATGAGACCAAGATCATCCTG GTCTGGGTCACTGTGTGTTGA